The genomic segment AGAGGATCACTGGTGAACCAACCCTGGTATATGCTGTCCGAAATTCCAAAAATAGCCCTAAGAAAAATGGACAGTTGCTCAGCTGGCGTTTTGCAGATAGGAGTGTCACTGACTGTGCCGCCAATGACCAAAGTAATTGAAAAGGGAGAATAGTTACTTAACTGATTGAACAAAGTAGCGGCTTGTTTACCTGCTAATATAGTATACTCGTTGGCAGTGGGGCCTTGCACAACCTCTCCTGTACTTTTAACACTGCTGGCACCAGAACATTCGCCTGTCTTATACCCAGAAAACAAGAAACGCACACCACCAGAGCTGAAGCTGGGAGCACCTAGCTTATACCCAGAAGACAGTACAGGCGCAGAAGGGGGTAGACCGCTGAAGCGTACGTCATTTTGAAGAGCCTCAAAACCAAACACTGAATCCATCAAATTATCCACAGCCTTGGTAAGCGTCTGACCCGTTACATTTGTACTGACATCATTTACAACCGCGGAAATCGGGGCGCATCTATGGGATCGTTGCGAAGAGCTTGTGTCGCTATTGGGAAACCCAATGGCCGTGGCGATAGCACGAAGAGTATGCGTCCCTATAAAGTTAGAGGGATAATCTATGGCTTGCTGCCTTGTCACGAGGCCTACTTTGTCAAGTCCGTCCATGGCACCGGAACCGTCAGCTACGGACAGTTTCTGCAAGGCAAGTTTATAACCAGGGGAAGAACTGGTTTCACCAAGGGACAGACCATACTGGGCCAGTTGTTTATTCAGCATCACAAAAGGACTGGTTGAAACCACAGAGGGAGCGTACCCTGTCGCCATGGCGATTGCACTGAAAATTAGTTTAGTATTCTAAAAATTATTTCCTAATTTTTTATTCGGCTTTTCTGCTGTTCTATCCGTTGTTATTATTCTTTTTTCTCAATAAAGAAAAAGGAAACAGGGATGCAGTTATCAGATACTTTCCTCAAACATTTTGAACCTCTTGCCGATCCTCGTATTGATAACCACAACAAGCTTCACAAATTGCACGATATCTTGGTAATAACAATATTGGCCACAATTTGTGGCGCTGATAACTGGGTTGATATTAGTGAATTTGGCAAAGCCAAATACGATTGGTTATCAACATTTCTCGAGCTGCCTAATGGTGTGCCATCTCATGATACTTTTGGCCGTGTGTTTTCCATACTTGACCCAGAGCAATTTGAATCCTGCTTTTATGCATGGATCAAGTCACTCTCTATCGATGTTAATTCTGAGATTATTGCTATTGATGGAAAAACGCTACGGGGTTCTGGCAACAGAAGAAAAGAGAAAAAAGCCCTACACATTGTAAGTGCCTGGGCAAGCAATCAAAGTCTTCTTTTAGGGCAAGTTAAAACGGATGAAAAATCCAATGAAATTACAGCCATTCCAAAATTACTCAAGATGATTGATGTTACTGGTAGTACAGTCACCATTGACGCCATGGGTTGTCAGCAGTCAATTGCTGAAGAGATCTTAATTCAAGGTGCAGACTACGTATTAGCTCTAAAAGATAATCAACCGAAGCTTCATGAAATGGTCAAGGCAATTTTCCATATAGGAGAATCACGTCAGTACAAGAAGATGCTTAATCGACGGAAAGTAGAGAAGATCCATGATCATGGTCGCATAGAAACACGTCGCTATACATTAGTATCAGCACGCGATCCGGCAGTATTTCAACTTCGTTGGCCTGGGTTAAAGGGTGTTGGCATGCTTGAAACAACACGCACAACTAATAATCAGGTTGAGCGTAGTACCCGCTACTTTCTAACAAGTTTAGCCTATGAAAATATTGATCAGTTTATGGTTGCTGTCAGAAAACACTGGAACATAGAAATTAACCTGCACTGGTCTTTGGATGTAGGTTTTAGGGAAGACCATAACCAGGTGCATGTTGGCCACGCGGCCAAGAATTTGGCTGTCATGAGACGTATTGCTTTGAATCTACTCAAGCAAGAAAAAACGAATAAACGAGGGGTGAGCTGTCGACGGAAGGTAGCAGGCTGGGACAACAAATACTTATTGAAAATTCTAACCGCTGACCACAATTTAAAGCGCGTTTGAGCGGATTGACTGATATAAACGGTAAGTCTTTTAAAGGGGAGGATAGTGTCTAAAAATAAAAAAAACAGGAAGTAGATCTCTCAAAACCTACAAAATCAAATCAATCTACAAAAGTTTGGGAAATAGCAGAAACCGTAATTTTAAAAACTAGGCTGAGGAGATGTCAGTGCAATCGCCATGACCCTGTCGCCACGGTATAACCACCAGTCGGGAACGTAAAACTTGTGCCAAGCAATAGTCCGTCAATCTCGATGTTCGTGGGCAAGGTCAGCTTACCGGTCAAATTCAAGCGTGCCTGTGTTGCCGTGCTGGGGGTTAGGCCCAAAAGCCAAGTCCCGCCCGACAAATCTATCGTTGGGGCGTAAGTTTTTCCATAGCCACCAAAGGTACCGCTGGTCAAGGTAATTGTCCCTTGTGTATCAGCGCTTCCCCACTGGGCAGTTGTATGGCTTCTATCACCAACAATCAAGCTGCCCGCATTGATGGTTGTACCACCCAACCAATTGGCGTTAACGGTATTCAACGTCAATGTCCCCGCACCGCCTTTGGCAAATGTAGCAGTGCCATTAGAAGCAATGTCTGTATCGTGGGCCGCCCCTGCTGTGGCCGGAGTTAGAACACTCGTGAATCCTGAGTCGGCTGTGTAAGCAAGGGCACCCCCAGCAGGCATAGTTATGATTCCCGAACCCGTGCTGTTTACAAACGATGAGAAGCTGATGTTTTGAAAATTAATGGTGTTCGGAATGGTTCCCCTGAAAAGGGATGAACCAGAGGAGGTAGATGAACCCGTTATAGTCGTTCCGCTTGACGCACCTGTGATAGAAACGCCCCCAGTGAAGTTGGTTAAATCAGTGCTGGTTGCCTCCACTGTATCGGTCGCTGTCGTAAGGGTAAGGATGGGGGTTGTTGTAGTGTGGGCGCTTACCCCAGTCGTAAGGGCATCATTTATGCTAATATACGGATAGCTGGTGCCGCCTGAGGTAATTTGCAAGTTCACCACATCCGCCCCATACGCACACGTTAACGCCGACAGGCTGACGCCTAATAAAAACATCATTGTACGCATAGAAATCCCCCAAAATAAACAGACCTTATTTATTGTGATTTTGAAGGTTTTTTATTAAAATATAGTTAAAAAATCAATATGTTTTTATAACATAAACAATATTATAAATTGCGAACAAAGAAATTCCGAAAAATGATTTGAATCGGGTATAATGACTATGATGATTGCTTCTTTTTTAATAGGCGCCTGTTTAGCAAGCTTTGTGACGGTCCTGGCTCAGCCTATGACCAGCCTTTGGCGACGGTCGGTATGTGATGGGTGCGGTCGGCCACTAAAGTGGTTTCAAATGATCCCAGTTCTGTCATCCTGGTTGTTACGCAACCGTTGCCACCATTGTAATCACCGCCCAAGCTTGCTTTACGGATTTGTTGAGACCCTGACAGGCCTAATGTTCGTCCTAACGGCCAGCGTTTTACCCCTGGGTTGGCCCCTTCTTATCACCGATATTTTCATCGTTATAGGATTACACATCAGCCTGTGGGATTGGCGTTGGCGCCAAATTCCCATCAACGACCTGGCATTGCTTGGGGGATTAACAATCTTACATTTAATGATGAAGGGACGTTTCCCTGTATCGTCTTTGATAATGGCTGGCTTGTTATTTTTCTTGTGTGTGATTTGGCGCGTAAGGGGCAGACCTTTCCCCTTAGCCAGTGGCGATTGGGTTTTGTTGGTTATCACAGCTGCATGGCTTCAACCTGAAACCCTTCCTGCGTTTTTAAGCATCCTGGGTGGCCTTGGCCTTCTTTCAGCCATCCTTTACCAAAAACACTACAGCACACCTTTTTTCCCCTTTGCCCCCGCCATTTTGCTGGCGACATGGATCTGTTTGGTTTTTTAAACAATACCTTAATAAATATACGGCAAGATGTTAGATAAGCGCCTTTGTACAATTGTGGCTTTACCGTGCATCATTTATTATATTTTCTTTCCTTATTTGCCCTAACCGCCACGCCTGTCTTTCCCTCCTCGCAAAGTCCATATCCAGCCCATCTTAAAAGCGCTCTTTTACCGTACCAGGTACACCCAGACGATTGGTGGGAGGGGAAATTCACCTTAAAAATGGGCCAAGAAGTTTATGGAATGTCTGTCGACGAGATCAAACAAAAACGGACGGCTCAAAGCCAAAAAAGTGCGGCCATTTTTGAAAATTTGTACAACGAGAAAAACGGCACAATCCCCTTGAAAACCCACCGGTTATGGCTGACAAGCCAAGAAAACCCTTTTGAGGCTGACCCACACCATTTACAGTCTTATGTTCAAAGCATCAAACGATTAATAGCCCTGCCGTGGGAGCATCATTTTTGGTGTTTGCGGGCAGATCAAATCCCCAAAACCATTCAATTTTTGAAAGACAGCAAAGCCGACATTCATATTCATGAACTGAATGAGATTTTGCCCCAGATGAAGGGTCGCCACCTTTACCAAGCGTATTATGACCACAAACATTTTTGCCTGGCTAGCCATATCGTGCGCCATAATATTGTTTATCTGAACGGGGGCATTTATGCGAATCTAGGTACTTTATTGCAGGAGGACCTGACGCCGTTTGCGAAAGCCTATGACCACATATGGTCGTCTAATGGGAAATGTCTTAGCCAATCTTTTTTCGGCTATCAACAAAATGATCCGATTATAAAGGCCTATCTAGACAGCCTTGATCGGCTGCACCAAATGCCTAAAGCAGCTAAAGATCTGACTCCAACTTTTGAAACCCAACGGTTTTGGTGTGAAGAACCTCATTTGATGGCGTGTATCGACAAATTCAGCATGGACAATATTCGATTTTTGTTTGTTCCAGAGGGGGATAAAAGTCTGATGACCATAAGCCATGCGCAATCGTGGCGAAGAGGAAACCTTTTCGGGAACGCCACCATTCTTGAAGGGAAAATCAATATTTTAGAGATTGACCCTGCATCCTCGTCAGCACGCCCCATCAACCCATATGTGCGCAAATTGTTGGCAGATCCTTATGATAAAAGCACAGGAAATTATGCCTATTACAGCCATTTTTTTACCAACGTTTATGAAAAACTTTTCTCAACAACGGTTGATAACGTGCGCGAAAAAAGGACCCGGCTGTTGCAACGGACCCGATCTATCCTGGACGTCCTGCATGAAACGGGGTCCAAGCGGTTAAGTCCTATTCCCTATCTGACCCATCGGATCTGGCTGACCAGCGACGCGAATCCTTTTGAGGTACCGGAAGATCGCTTGAGTTTGTATTTTCAAAGCCTTAAGCAGTTAAAATCGGCAAAGTGGGTGCACCATTTTTGGTGTTTGGATCCTGCTAAAATTCCCACAACCATCAAGATTCTTGAGCAATCGGATTGCGGCATTCAAATACACAAACTGGATGAGGTTATGCCTTCTTTTCGGGCCAGGGATATTTTTTGGCGCCTCTATCAGGCAAAATATTACACAGCCGCCAGCGATATCGCACGTTTTAATATCATCAATCTAAAGGGTGGGGTGTACAGTGATTTCGGCGTCGAATACAACACGGACCTTGGCCCTTACGTGGAAAGATTTGACTATATTTTTGGTCAAGAAGGGTTCCTGGCTGGAACCAGTTTTTTGGCAGCCCCAAAAAACTCTCTCGTTATCAGCAATCTATTAAGGTTCCTAGATACCGTGGACCGGGTTCATCCAGACTTTAGAAATTTTGGCGATGGAATTGCGACCCCCCCGTGGACAGCGCTTGGCATTTTGACGGTGATGATGGATCTTCATACACGGCAGACAGACCGCATTCTCCCCTGCCCTTATGGCTCAGATTCTTTGGTCAAGGCGAACCATATGGCCAGTTGGTTAGGCGACGGGAAGTTTGGTCAAACGTCGTTGGAACGGCAGCCGATATCCCCCGAAATTATCTTTGGCGACAGATCCTTGTTAGCCAAACCTTATCGAATGAGCTTTACAGAGGATGCGTTGTTAGAACGCTTTACATTACCCGTGGCCAAAAGTTTGTATAAGGTTGAAAAAGCCCAGTTAGAGGAAAAACGCCAGGCGCTGTACCAAGGCTTTAAAGACACCTACTACAATCTGCAGGCGGGGCCCAACGGCGCCCCCATACCCCAAATCAGCCATAGAACGTGGATAACCAGCGAGGACAATCCTGTCGAAGTTCCGGTTGATCGTTTGAACATATACCTTGATAGCATTCAAATGCTGGATGCTTCGCCT from the Candidatus Finniella inopinata genome contains:
- a CDS encoding prepilin peptidase, yielding MMIASFLIGACLASFVTVLAQPMTSLWRRSVCDGCGRPLKWFQMIPVLSSWLLRNRCHHCNHRPSLLYGFVETLTGLMFVLTASVLPLGWPLLITDIFIVIGLHISLWDWRWRQIPINDLALLGGLTILHLMMKGRFPVSSLIMAGLLFFLCVIWRVRGRPFPLASGDWVLLVITAAWLQPETLPAFLSILGGLGLLSAILYQKHYSTPFFPFAPAILLATWICLVF
- a CDS encoding ISAs1 family transposase, with the translated sequence MQLSDTFLKHFEPLADPRIDNHNKLHKLHDILVITILATICGADNWVDISEFGKAKYDWLSTFLELPNGVPSHDTFGRVFSILDPEQFESCFYAWIKSLSIDVNSEIIAIDGKTLRGSGNRRKEKKALHIVSAWASNQSLLLGQVKTDEKSNEITAIPKLLKMIDVTGSTVTIDAMGCQQSIAEEILIQGADYVLALKDNQPKLHEMVKAIFHIGESRQYKKMLNRRKVEKIHDHGRIETRRYTLVSARDPAVFQLRWPGLKGVGMLETTRTTNNQVERSTRYFLTSLAYENIDQFMVAVRKHWNIEINLHWSLDVGFREDHNQVHVGHAAKNLAVMRRIALNLLKQEKTNKRGVSCRRKVAGWDNKYLLKILTADHNLKRV
- a CDS encoding glycosyltransferase; its protein translation is MHHLLYFLSLFALTATPVFPSSQSPYPAHLKSALLPYQVHPDDWWEGKFTLKMGQEVYGMSVDEIKQKRTAQSQKSAAIFENLYNEKNGTIPLKTHRLWLTSQENPFEADPHHLQSYVQSIKRLIALPWEHHFWCLRADQIPKTIQFLKDSKADIHIHELNEILPQMKGRHLYQAYYDHKHFCLASHIVRHNIVYLNGGIYANLGTLLQEDLTPFAKAYDHIWSSNGKCLSQSFFGYQQNDPIIKAYLDSLDRLHQMPKAAKDLTPTFETQRFWCEEPHLMACIDKFSMDNIRFLFVPEGDKSLMTISHAQSWRRGNLFGNATILEGKINILEIDPASSSARPINPYVRKLLADPYDKSTGNYAYYSHFFTNVYEKLFSTTVDNVREKRTRLLQRTRSILDVLHETGSKRLSPIPYLTHRIWLTSDANPFEVPEDRLSLYFQSLKQLKSAKWVHHFWCLDPAKIPTTIKILEQSDCGIQIHKLDEVMPSFRARDIFWRLYQAKYYTAASDIARFNIINLKGGVYSDFGVEYNTDLGPYVERFDYIFGQEGFLAGTSFLAAPKNSLVISNLLRFLDTVDRVHPDFRNFGDGIATPPWTALGILTVMMDLHTRQTDRILPCPYGSDSLVKANHMASWLGDGKFGQTSLERQPISPEIIFGDRSLLAKPYRMSFTEDALLERFTLPVAKSLYKVEKAQLEEKRQALYQGFKDTYYNLQAGPNGAPIPQISHRTWITSEDNPVEVPVDRLNIYLDSIQMLDASPGWQHIFWCMDQTHLPQTVKFLQEAKDRLGLNIQIRDIKDILPSMRGRSIFEAFYNDKRFCNANDIFRLNVLHNQGGIYADMGCTFLKDLTPFLEIYDRLFFLYDWGNIDHGVCAVKPHDDILDRYLNSLETLHLLPKSVKTLTSSASSQLTWTGSHHLMIMLDLFSKETDKIMFIPEGQFLTIKQSHSWGISAKFGNKSILESKVDVFHLV